In Streptomyces canus, one DNA window encodes the following:
- a CDS encoding class I SAM-dependent methyltransferase has translation MNDLAPLLAPEGRALLDEVRGTAPADELAVATRLRREHPAELVSAALGQARLRQRAAAKFGAEDAERMFFTPNGVEQSTRASVAAYRAERLRALGATSVADLCCGIGGDAIALARAGIRVLAVDRDPLTAAAARANADALGLAGLIDVREADVTEVDTASYDAVFVDPARRGGRGRIFDPEAYSPPLSWAVRAALRAPHAALKVAPGIPHEAVPAQAEAEWISDGGDVKEAVLWFGTAPGAVRATLLPGPRSLLGRGLPDPGVRSVGRYLYEPDGAVIRAHLVAEAAEELDGGLIDPTIAYVTADALRATPYATAYEITDRLPFNVKKLKALLREREVGILTVKKRGSAVEPEELRRKALPKPQGPNSVTVFLTRVAGAPTMLLGRPAGLT, from the coding sequence GTGAACGACCTCGCCCCCCTCCTCGCCCCCGAGGGCCGTGCCCTCCTCGACGAAGTGCGCGGTACCGCCCCCGCCGACGAACTCGCCGTCGCCACCCGGCTGCGCCGCGAGCATCCCGCCGAACTCGTCTCCGCGGCGCTCGGCCAGGCGCGGTTGCGGCAGCGGGCGGCGGCCAAGTTCGGGGCCGAGGACGCGGAGCGGATGTTCTTCACGCCGAACGGGGTGGAGCAGTCGACCCGGGCGAGCGTGGCGGCATACCGCGCGGAGCGCCTGCGGGCCCTGGGCGCCACCTCCGTCGCCGACCTGTGCTGCGGGATCGGCGGGGACGCGATCGCGCTGGCCCGGGCCGGGATCCGGGTCCTCGCGGTGGACCGGGATCCGCTGACGGCGGCGGCCGCGCGGGCGAACGCGGACGCGCTGGGACTCGCCGGCCTGATCGACGTACGCGAGGCGGACGTCACGGAGGTCGACACAGCCTCCTACGACGCCGTGTTCGTGGATCCGGCGAGGCGGGGCGGGCGTGGCCGCATCTTCGATCCGGAGGCCTACTCGCCGCCCCTGTCGTGGGCGGTCCGGGCGGCTCTGCGGGCCCCACACGCCGCGCTGAAGGTCGCGCCCGGCATCCCGCACGAGGCGGTTCCGGCGCAGGCCGAGGCGGAGTGGATCTCCGACGGCGGGGACGTGAAGGAGGCGGTGCTGTGGTTCGGCACCGCACCGGGAGCCGTCCGGGCCACGCTGCTGCCGGGACCGCGGAGCCTGCTCGGCCGGGGGCTCCCCGACCCCGGAGTCCGTTCCGTGGGGCGGTACTTGTACGAGCCCGACGGCGCCGTCATCCGGGCCCATCTGGTGGCCGAGGCGGCCGAGGAGCTCGACGGCGGGCTGATCGACCCCACCATCGCCTACGTCACCGCGGACGCGTTGCGCGCGACCCCGTACGCCACGGCGTACGAGATCACCGACCGACTCCCCTTCAACGTCAAGAAGTTGAAGGCGCTGCTGCGGGAGCGGGAGGTCGGGATCCTGACCGTGAAGAAGCGCGGGTCGGCCGTCGAGCCGGAGGAACTGCGCCGCAAGGCGCTTCCGAAGCCGCAGGGACCCAACTCGGTGACCGTGTTCCTGACCCGGGTCGCGGGGGCACCGACCATGCTGCTGGGACGGCCGGCGGGACTTACGTGA
- a CDS encoding RNA polymerase sigma factor gives MESPRIIAGVTRVVRDVGIAEELAQDALVAALEQWPRDGVPDNPGAWLMAIARRRAVDLVRRRENYARKLAEIGRDLSETAPPEEPSDPEDIDDDLLRLVFTTCHPVLSAEARTALTLRLLGGLTTPEIARAFLVPEATVAQRIVRAKRTLATKNIAFEVPYGPDREARLGSVLDVIYLIFNEGYAATAGDDWLRPSLCEDALRLARLLSALMPKEPEVHGLAALLEFQASRTAARTGPRGEPVLLRDQNRSRWNRMLIARGIKALGRAEATAAGAPGPYVLQAAIAACHAHAYSYDETDWPAIATLYALLAARAPSPVVELNRAVAVSMAEGPGPALEIVDALTDEPALLDYHLLPSVRGDLLARLGRTTEARAEFERAAALTRNERERELLLDRARECGR, from the coding sequence ATGGAGTCGCCGCGCATCATCGCCGGTGTCACCCGTGTCGTCCGGGACGTCGGCATCGCCGAGGAGCTCGCCCAGGACGCCCTGGTCGCGGCACTGGAGCAGTGGCCGCGCGACGGCGTCCCCGACAACCCCGGCGCCTGGCTCATGGCCATCGCGCGCAGACGGGCCGTGGACCTGGTCCGCCGCCGGGAGAACTACGCCCGCAAGCTGGCCGAGATCGGCCGGGACCTGTCGGAGACCGCCCCGCCGGAGGAACCGTCCGACCCCGAGGACATCGACGACGACCTGCTCAGACTCGTCTTCACCACCTGTCACCCGGTGCTGTCCGCCGAGGCCCGCACCGCCCTCACCCTGCGGCTGCTCGGCGGTCTGACCACTCCCGAGATCGCCCGCGCCTTCCTCGTCCCGGAGGCGACGGTCGCCCAGCGCATCGTGCGCGCCAAGCGGACCCTCGCCACGAAGAACATCGCCTTCGAGGTGCCCTACGGCCCCGACCGCGAGGCCCGCCTCGGATCCGTCCTGGACGTCATCTACCTGATCTTCAACGAGGGATACGCGGCCACGGCAGGCGACGACTGGCTGCGCCCCTCCCTGTGCGAGGACGCCCTGCGGCTGGCCCGCCTGCTGTCCGCCCTCATGCCCAAGGAACCCGAAGTGCACGGCCTCGCCGCCCTGTTGGAGTTCCAGGCCTCGCGCACGGCCGCCCGCACCGGACCGCGGGGCGAACCGGTCCTGCTCAGGGACCAGAACCGCAGCCGCTGGAACCGCATGCTCATCGCCCGCGGCATCAAGGCCCTGGGCCGCGCGGAGGCCACGGCCGCGGGCGCCCCCGGCCCCTACGTCCTCCAGGCCGCCATCGCCGCCTGCCACGCGCACGCGTACTCCTACGACGAGACCGACTGGCCGGCCATCGCCACCCTCTACGCCCTGCTCGCCGCCCGCGCCCCCTCCCCGGTCGTCGAACTCAACCGCGCGGTCGCCGTCTCGATGGCCGAGGGCCCGGGCCCGGCCCTGGAGATCGTCGACGCGCTCACCGACGAACCCGCGCTGCTCGACTACCACTTGCTACCGAGCGTGCGCGGCGACCTCCTCGCCCGCCTCGGACGTACGACCGAGGCGCGGGCCGAGTTCGAGCGGGCGGCCGCGCTGACCCGCAACGAGCGGGAGCGGGAGCTGCTGCTGGACCGGGCGCGGGAGTGCGGTCGGTGA
- a CDS encoding YciI family protein, with protein MPRYLSMVQIDEKTAPAEGPSDALMQRMGELIEEMTKAGVLLDTAGLTPTAQGARVRWEKGQLSVTDGPFTEAKEVVGGYAIVQAKDMAEAIEWTKRFLKVHEEHWTVTCEVREIAEG; from the coding sequence ATGCCGCGTTACCTGTCGATGGTCCAGATCGACGAGAAGACCGCCCCCGCCGAGGGCCCCAGCGACGCGCTGATGCAGCGGATGGGCGAGCTGATCGAGGAGATGACGAAGGCCGGAGTGCTGCTGGACACCGCCGGGCTGACGCCGACCGCGCAGGGGGCCCGGGTGCGCTGGGAGAAGGGGCAGCTGTCGGTGACCGACGGCCCCTTCACCGAGGCGAAGGAGGTCGTCGGGGGGTACGCCATCGTCCAGGCCAAGGACATGGCCGAGGCGATCGAGTGGACCAAGCGCTTCCTGAAGGTGCACGAGGAGCACTGGACGGTCACCTGCGAGGTGCGGGAGATCGCGGAGGGCTGA
- a CDS encoding FG-GAP and VCBS repeat-containing protein → MSNSRSYKAWSVPLIAGVLALGGIPALAGTAAAAAPKSVHDVVDDFNGDGYKDLAVGAPIATVGGKQGAGYVTVMYGGPHGLTKDHRTIISRSTSGIPGDPAAGENFGYQLSTGDLDGDRRTDLIIGQASSTRDAVVVWGGQDGLSGGVSVPAATTQAGDFDGDGKQDLVLFRGGRSPGDDPLGTEATVWRGPISRAGKPTATQDFGSTKVEPFDVMYAAAGDVNGDGRDDLALTVYTGDGGIGSQLYLANASGGAFTYAAGPEGSGQVAFGDVNGDGFADVVRGVPNESTVTVALGSTSGLKPASTWKSYSQDTDGVPGATEEEDRFGDAVAAGDVNGDGYADVAVGAPGERLGDKDGAGMVNVLYGSHDGLTGNAAQGFTQDTDGVPGAAESSDNFGGSVSLLDINGNSYADLAAAAPRENTGDGAVWSLRGRPTGIVTDAAFTFGPVTIGAPSAKAWFGGVLS, encoded by the coding sequence ATGTCCAACTCGCGTTCGTACAAAGCCTGGTCCGTGCCACTGATCGCCGGCGTGCTCGCGCTCGGCGGGATACCCGCCCTGGCGGGCACCGCCGCGGCGGCCGCCCCGAAGTCCGTCCACGACGTCGTGGACGACTTCAACGGCGACGGCTACAAGGACCTCGCCGTCGGCGCCCCGATCGCCACGGTCGGCGGCAAGCAGGGGGCGGGCTACGTCACCGTCATGTACGGCGGCCCGCACGGTCTGACCAAGGACCACCGCACGATCATCAGCCGTTCCACCAGCGGCATCCCGGGCGATCCCGCCGCGGGCGAGAACTTCGGCTACCAGCTGTCCACGGGGGACCTGGACGGCGACAGGCGCACCGACCTGATCATCGGGCAGGCCTCCTCGACCCGGGACGCGGTCGTCGTCTGGGGCGGCCAGGACGGCCTGTCCGGCGGGGTGTCCGTGCCCGCGGCCACCACTCAGGCCGGAGACTTCGACGGCGACGGCAAGCAGGACCTGGTCCTGTTCCGCGGCGGCCGCTCCCCGGGCGACGACCCGCTCGGCACCGAGGCCACCGTCTGGCGGGGCCCGATCTCCCGGGCCGGGAAGCCGACCGCCACGCAGGACTTCGGCTCGACCAAGGTGGAGCCCTTCGACGTGATGTACGCGGCCGCCGGGGACGTCAACGGCGACGGCCGCGACGACCTCGCGCTGACCGTCTACACCGGCGACGGCGGCATCGGCTCCCAGCTCTACCTGGCCAACGCCTCGGGAGGCGCCTTCACCTATGCCGCCGGCCCCGAGGGCAGCGGTCAGGTGGCCTTCGGTGACGTCAACGGCGACGGTTTCGCAGACGTCGTCCGGGGCGTCCCGAACGAGTCCACGGTCACCGTGGCCCTCGGCTCGACCTCCGGTCTGAAGCCGGCGTCGACCTGGAAGTCGTACAGCCAGGACACCGACGGGGTCCCCGGCGCCACGGAGGAGGAGGACCGTTTCGGCGACGCGGTGGCCGCCGGTGACGTCAACGGCGACGGCTACGCCGACGTGGCCGTGGGCGCGCCCGGCGAGAGGCTCGGCGACAAGGACGGGGCGGGCATGGTCAACGTCCTCTACGGCAGCCACGACGGCCTGACCGGCAATGCCGCCCAGGGCTTCACCCAGGACACCGACGGCGTCCCCGGTGCCGCGGAGTCGAGCGACAACTTCGGCGGCTCGGTCAGCCTCCTCGACATCAACGGCAACAGCTACGCGGACCTCGCTGCGGCGGCGCCCCGCGAGAACACCGGCGACGGCGCGGTCTGGTCGCTGCGGGGGCGTCCGACCGGCATCGTGACGGACGCGGCGTTCACCTTCGGCCCGGTGACGATCGGGGCGCCGTCCGCCAAGGCGTGGTTCGGCGGGGTGCTGTCGTAG
- a CDS encoding LCP family protein — translation MAGDDEGRRAGRRPRVLKAVGLTLVGTLVLGCAAAGWAYWHLNSNIKSVDINSALGDDRPAKVTPAPSASQEAPLPTEAVNILVLGSDSRSGKENQALGGGSSTGARSDTAMVVHIDAGRTAATVVSIPRDTLVTRPSCPLESGGSTSAAYGAMFNSAYSVGGPVCAVKTVESITDVRMDHYVEIDFSGFAKLVDALGGVTVTTDEDIDDDDSHLTLKAGTHHLNGTQALAFARTRHGIGDGSDLGRIGLQQKLVKALLEQISSTNLLTSPTKLYSVADAITGSLTTDTGLDSLTELMSLGESLKGLSSDDVKTVTMPVVTAPSNPNRVVAKEPAASELWESLR, via the coding sequence GTGGCGGGAGACGACGAGGGCAGACGAGCGGGTCGGCGGCCGAGAGTACTGAAGGCCGTCGGCCTCACGCTCGTGGGCACGCTGGTCCTGGGATGTGCCGCGGCGGGCTGGGCGTACTGGCACCTCAACAGCAACATCAAGAGCGTCGACATCAACAGCGCGCTCGGCGACGACCGCCCCGCGAAGGTGACGCCGGCCCCTTCGGCCTCGCAGGAGGCGCCGCTGCCCACGGAAGCGGTGAACATCCTGGTCCTGGGCTCCGACTCGCGCAGCGGCAAGGAGAACCAGGCGCTCGGGGGCGGCAGCAGCACCGGCGCCCGGTCCGACACCGCGATGGTCGTGCACATCGACGCGGGCCGCACCGCGGCGACGGTCGTCAGCATCCCGCGCGACACCCTCGTCACCCGCCCGTCGTGCCCCCTGGAGAGCGGGGGCTCCACGTCGGCGGCGTACGGCGCGATGTTCAACAGCGCCTACTCGGTGGGCGGTCCGGTGTGCGCGGTCAAGACCGTCGAGTCGATCACGGACGTCCGCATGGACCACTACGTCGAGATCGACTTCTCGGGCTTCGCGAAGCTGGTCGACGCGCTCGGCGGGGTCACGGTGACCACGGACGAGGACATCGACGACGACGACAGCCACCTCACCCTCAAGGCGGGCACCCACCACCTGAACGGCACGCAGGCCCTCGCGTTCGCCCGCACCCGGCACGGCATAGGCGACGGCAGCGACCTGGGCCGCATAGGCCTCCAGCAGAAGCTGGTGAAGGCCCTGCTGGAGCAGATCTCCTCGACGAACCTGCTGACCAGCCCCACCAAGCTGTACTCCGTCGCCGACGCGATCACCGGCAGTCTCACCACCGACACCGGCCTCGACTCCCTGACCGAGCTGATGAGCCTCGGCGAGAGCCTGAAGGGCCTGTCGAGCGACGACGTGAAGACGGTGACCATGCCGGTCGTGACCGCGCCCTCGAACCCGAACCGGGTGGTGGCGAAGGAACCCGCGGCGAGCGAGTTGTGGGAGTCGCTGCGCTGA
- a CDS encoding endo-1,4-beta-xylanase, producing MRSLRTGLSLVSLLSGLALLAPAPTASAADVPLRDLAAAKGKVMGTAVTGSKLTGTYGDLAGAQFNSLTPGNAMKWGSVEPTRGSYNWAEADQIVNFAEAHGQQVRGHTLLWHNQNPSWLTNGTWTAAQLGQLMNDHIALEVGRYKGRLAAWDVVNEAFNEDGTYRQTLWYNGLGTGYIAQALTAARAADPAARLYINDYNVEGVNAKSTALYNLVKSLKEQGVPIDGVGLQAHLIVGQVPSTLQQNIQRFADLGVDVAITELDIRMPLPSDSTKLAQQAADYKAVMNACVAVARCAGVTVWGFTDSDSWIPSTFPGEGAATPYDENYAPKPAYHAIAAALGGTTTPPPTGACTAAYSVTSQWDTGFTGQVKISCSGAALSSWKAGWTYGGGQRITQAWNATCTQSGTAVGCSNAAYNGTVPDGGSVTFGFNASWNGSNPVPAVTLE from the coding sequence ATGAGATCTCTGAGAACCGGCTTATCCCTTGTGTCCCTCCTGAGCGGCCTCGCGCTGCTCGCCCCGGCCCCCACGGCGAGCGCCGCCGACGTACCCCTGCGCGACCTCGCCGCGGCCAAGGGCAAGGTCATGGGCACGGCCGTCACCGGCTCCAAGCTCACCGGCACCTACGGCGACCTCGCCGGGGCGCAGTTCAACTCGCTGACGCCCGGCAACGCCATGAAGTGGGGCTCGGTCGAGCCGACCCGGGGCAGCTACAACTGGGCCGAGGCCGACCAGATCGTGAACTTCGCCGAGGCCCACGGCCAGCAGGTGCGCGGCCACACCCTGCTCTGGCACAACCAGAACCCGAGCTGGCTGACGAACGGCACCTGGACCGCAGCTCAGCTCGGTCAGCTGATGAACGACCACATCGCGCTGGAGGTCGGCCGCTACAAGGGCCGGCTGGCCGCCTGGGACGTCGTCAACGAGGCCTTCAACGAGGACGGCACCTACCGCCAGACCCTCTGGTACAACGGCCTCGGCACCGGCTACATCGCCCAGGCCCTCACCGCCGCCCGCGCCGCCGACCCGGCCGCCAGGCTCTACATCAACGACTACAACGTCGAGGGTGTCAACGCGAAGTCCACGGCCCTCTACAACCTGGTCAAGTCGCTGAAGGAACAGGGCGTCCCGATCGACGGGGTCGGGCTCCAGGCCCATCTGATCGTCGGCCAGGTGCCCTCCACCCTCCAGCAGAACATCCAGCGCTTCGCCGACCTCGGAGTCGACGTGGCGATCACCGAGCTCGACATCCGGATGCCGCTGCCCTCCGACAGCACGAAGCTCGCGCAGCAGGCCGCCGACTACAAGGCCGTCATGAACGCGTGCGTGGCGGTCGCGCGCTGCGCCGGCGTCACCGTCTGGGGCTTCACCGACTCCGACTCCTGGATCCCGAGCACCTTCCCGGGGGAGGGCGCGGCGACCCCGTACGACGAGAACTACGCGCCGAAACCCGCGTACCACGCGATCGCGGCGGCGCTCGGCGGCACGACCACGCCTCCGCCGACCGGCGCGTGCACCGCGGCGTACAGCGTGACCAGTCAGTGGGACACCGGCTTCACGGGACAGGTGAAGATCTCCTGTTCGGGTGCCGCGCTGTCGTCGTGGAAGGCCGGCTGGACGTACGGCGGCGGGCAGCGGATCACCCAGGCCTGGAACGCGACCTGCACCCAGTCGGGGACCGCGGTCGGTTGCTCGAACGCGGCCTACAACGGGACCGTGCCGGACGGCGGTTCGGTGACCTTCGGATTCAACGCCTCGTGGAACGGCAGCAATCCGGTACCGGCCGTGACGCTGGAATGA
- a CDS encoding LacI family DNA-binding transcriptional regulator, which translates to MTPPEPAETRTTSPTPSTAGRSPQTATLAEIAREAGVSAPTVSKVLNGRADVAPATRARVEGLLRAHGYRRRRAEASRSPLIDLVFHELESAWAMEVIRGVENVARDAGLSVVLSESAGRLTPGRTWADQVAARRPYGVILVLSGLDESQRALLSSRSIPFVVMDPAGDPGADVPSIGATNWQGGLAATRHLVELGHRRIGAISGPSRMMCSRARIDGYRAALETAGLPVDPGLIMAGDFHHETGYRQGLALLRRPDRPTAVFAGNDLQALGLYEAARELGLRIPEDLSVVGFDDLPVAPWVGPPLTTVRQPLTEMAEAAAKLVLDLGRDGGSPAATRVELATSLVVRSSTAEAEG; encoded by the coding sequence ATGACACCCCCGGAGCCCGCAGAAACCCGGACGACTTCCCCGACACCCTCGACAGCCGGCCGGTCGCCGCAGACCGCCACGCTCGCCGAGATCGCCCGGGAGGCCGGCGTTTCGGCGCCGACAGTTTCGAAGGTCCTCAATGGCCGGGCCGACGTCGCTCCCGCGACCCGCGCCCGCGTCGAAGGCCTCCTGCGCGCGCACGGCTACCGGCGCCGGCGCGCCGAGGCGAGCCGTTCGCCCCTGATCGACCTGGTCTTCCACGAGCTGGAGAGCGCGTGGGCGATGGAGGTCATCCGGGGCGTGGAGAACGTGGCCCGCGACGCCGGGCTCAGCGTCGTGCTGAGCGAGAGCGCGGGCCGGCTCACCCCCGGGCGCACCTGGGCCGACCAGGTCGCCGCCCGCCGCCCCTACGGCGTGATCCTCGTGCTCTCCGGGCTCGACGAGTCCCAGCGCGCGCTGCTGAGCAGCAGGTCGATCCCGTTCGTGGTGATGGACCCGGCGGGCGATCCGGGTGCCGACGTGCCCTCCATCGGCGCGACCAACTGGCAGGGCGGGCTCGCCGCGACCCGGCATCTCGTCGAGCTCGGGCACCGCAGGATCGGGGCGATCTCCGGCCCCTCCCGCATGATGTGCAGCCGCGCCCGCATCGACGGCTACCGGGCCGCCCTGGAGACCGCGGGGCTGCCCGTCGACCCCGGGCTGATCATGGCCGGCGACTTCCACCACGAGACCGGCTACCGCCAGGGCCTGGCGCTCCTGCGCCGTCCCGACCGGCCCACCGCGGTCTTCGCCGGCAACGACCTCCAGGCGCTCGGTCTGTACGAGGCGGCCCGCGAGCTGGGGCTGCGCATCCCGGAGGACCTGAGCGTGGTCGGGTTCGACGACCTTCCGGTGGCACCCTGGGTGGGTCCGCCGCTGACGACCGTACGGCAGCCGCTGACCGAGATGGCCGAGGCCGCGGCGAAGCTGGTGCTGGACCTGGGGCGGGACGGCGGGAGCCCGGCGGCGACCCGGGTGGAGCTGGCGACGAGCCTGGTGGTGCGCAGCAGTACCGCTGAGGCCGAGGGGTGA